One genomic segment of Salinigranum rubrum includes these proteins:
- a CDS encoding class I SAM-dependent methyltransferase, whose translation MTEGSDQKRSTASHFGDHAAEYLDSGVHSAGDDLDQLAAWCASAERGLDVATGAGHTAGALVDAGVDRVVATDAAPDMVSTATDAFPAVEGVVGDAERLPFDSDRFDAVTCRIAAHHFPDPSAFVAEVARVLEPGGTFAFEDNVAPTDDALDDFLNTVERIRDPTHVRSHAVSDWTGWLEAAGFAVETSRVVTKTLDFEEWVANVDAPAERRTRLETAFEDPPPGAVETFELTYDDGEIDSFANLKLLVRARR comes from the coding sequence ATGACCGAGGGGAGCGACCAGAAGCGGTCGACTGCGTCGCACTTCGGGGACCACGCCGCCGAGTACCTCGACAGCGGGGTTCACAGCGCCGGCGACGACCTCGACCAACTCGCCGCGTGGTGTGCGTCGGCCGAGCGCGGACTGGACGTCGCGACGGGTGCCGGCCACACCGCGGGTGCGCTCGTCGATGCCGGGGTCGACCGCGTCGTCGCGACGGACGCGGCACCGGACATGGTCTCGACGGCGACCGACGCCTTTCCAGCCGTCGAGGGCGTCGTCGGCGACGCCGAACGGCTGCCGTTCGACTCCGACCGGTTCGACGCCGTCACCTGTCGGATCGCCGCTCACCACTTCCCGGACCCGTCCGCGTTCGTCGCGGAGGTCGCTCGCGTCCTCGAACCCGGCGGCACCTTCGCGTTCGAGGACAACGTCGCCCCGACGGACGACGCGCTCGACGACTTTCTCAACACCGTCGAGCGCATCCGTGACCCGACGCACGTCCGTTCGCACGCCGTTTCCGACTGGACCGGGTGGCTCGAAGCCGCGGGCTTCGCTGTCGAGACGTCGCGGGTCGTGACGAAGACGCTCGACTTCGAGGAGTGGGTCGCGAACGTCGACGCGCCCGCCGAGCGCCGGACGCGGCTCGAAACCGCCTTCGAAGACCCGCCGCCTGGGGCCGTCGAGACGTTCGAACTGACGTACGACGACGGGGAAATCGACTCGTTCGCCAACCTCAAGCTACTGGTCCGGGCGCGTCGGTGA
- a CDS encoding ABC transporter substrate-binding protein produces the protein MKYGGALVGGGLLAGCSGRSGDGSPSPVSPSEATPSADTTQPTEADTSNSTPEASYSVELSPVGEVTLDAPPTNVFTHFPWFPDMASALGRGDTINNLWWDGTVAGLEYFTAGFDEFEIEWADNAGEYGFTKEQLYELDSDLHLVDPAWVTSQDGWAPADIDEVASNVGPWLGNYYSNFHATPPEEWADGYEYYSLWELFDGVAALYGERERYDALASVHDEQLATIEEGLPPESDRPTVAYLSISTDLSSIYLLRLNAPGYWNSHTRPLGAVDAFGDEQFSGPFKEVDMEALLEADPDAILALWTVTETFDFGALKQNLEDDPVGRELSAVENDRVYPQGTRWQGPLMNLFQLEMTAKQLYPEQFGAWPEYENGDVYPDFSATEQLFDHQRVADIIDGDI, from the coding sequence CTGAAGTACGGCGGCGCACTCGTCGGTGGTGGGCTCCTTGCCGGCTGTTCCGGTCGGTCAGGAGATGGATCACCCTCGCCAGTGAGCCCGAGTGAGGCAACGCCGTCAGCGGACACAACCCAGCCAACGGAGGCTGACACGTCGAACTCGACGCCAGAAGCGAGCTACTCCGTTGAGCTCTCACCGGTCGGTGAAGTCACACTGGACGCGCCACCGACCAACGTGTTCACCCACTTCCCGTGGTTCCCAGATATGGCCAGCGCACTCGGTCGAGGAGACACCATCAACAATCTGTGGTGGGACGGAACCGTCGCAGGTCTCGAATACTTCACCGCCGGCTTCGACGAGTTCGAGATCGAATGGGCAGATAACGCAGGGGAGTACGGCTTCACGAAAGAGCAGTTGTACGAACTCGACAGCGACCTACACCTCGTGGACCCCGCGTGGGTGACATCGCAGGACGGATGGGCCCCAGCTGACATCGACGAGGTCGCGAGCAACGTCGGACCGTGGCTCGGCAACTACTACAGTAACTTTCACGCCACGCCTCCAGAGGAGTGGGCCGATGGGTACGAGTATTACAGCCTGTGGGAGCTGTTCGACGGAGTCGCAGCGCTGTACGGGGAGCGCGAACGGTACGACGCGCTCGCGTCCGTCCACGACGAGCAACTCGCGACCATCGAAGAAGGGCTGCCACCGGAATCCGACCGACCGACCGTCGCGTACCTCTCGATTTCGACAGACCTGTCCAGTATCTACCTGCTCCGGCTGAACGCGCCCGGCTACTGGAACTCACACACCCGACCGCTCGGTGCCGTCGATGCCTTTGGCGACGAACAGTTTTCCGGACCGTTCAAGGAAGTCGATATGGAGGCGCTGCTGGAAGCCGACCCAGACGCAATACTCGCACTGTGGACGGTCACGGAGACCTTCGACTTCGGCGCACTGAAACAGAATCTCGAAGACGACCCCGTGGGCCGCGAGTTATCGGCCGTCGAGAACGACCGGGTGTACCCGCAGGGGACGCGCTGGCAAGGGCCGCTGATGAATCTCTTCCAACTCGAGATGACCGCCAAACAGCTCTATCCCGAGCAGTTCGGCGCGTGGCCCGAGTACGAGAACGGCGACGTCTATCCGGATTTCAGTGCCACCGAGCAGCTATTCGACCACCAACGGGTTGCAGACATCATCGACGGAGACATCTGA
- a CDS encoding acetate--CoA ligase family protein — protein MARDPSSAVTTDSHTAPDVPELGPLFDPASVAVVGASPDSFYSGNLVDNLLDYGFDGRLYPVNPNRAEVWGRQCYDDVDDVPETVDLAVVSVPREYVVDVVAAAGDRGVPTALVLTAGFSEADDEGAELEARLAETAAETGIRVVGPNCIGVMAARGATLTSTCSREPEPGRIGLVSQSGALAFTTFFERAADRDLHFSHIVSTGNEADLTLTDYVAYLAEQDTVDVVCTYVEGIDAPERFMRVAERATRNGTPVLTVKIGQSALAEEATLSHTGSLTGSDEGWAAAFDQTGVQRVPDVPDLLSRATAHTAYDAPDGDRVCIASTSGGLASLLADMAAERDLSLPDIDGETERTLLEMDELLTYGEFHNPADIRGYGAEVLPEIADVLLADDAFDAYVFAIGLPGVDERAETIAADLESVVTGADDPVYVLWTGRKRPDDPTETPPYARLRESVPVYEDPGRCLDAVASTADYVADRDRISTQPSRSALAGALDAPDFDLPSGRVLTWQEAEPLLDAYDVPVVETRVATDAEDAVAAAERLGYPVVLKVDSPALPHRTDIGAVALGLDSADAVREAYGDVTDAALAHADESDVAGVLVQPMVDDGVEALLGVAPGDVFGSLVTVGPGGVLVEALDESATLVPPFSRVDARRAVEETALADLLVDRRGGDPLPVDAVVDLLVNVGDLAASVDAVAELDLNPVVVTADGPVAVDALVRTTD, from the coding sequence ATGGCAAGAGACCCCTCGTCGGCCGTCACGACGGATTCCCACACGGCTCCGGACGTTCCCGAGCTCGGTCCGCTGTTCGACCCCGCATCGGTCGCGGTGGTCGGGGCCAGTCCCGACTCGTTTTACTCGGGGAACCTCGTGGACAACCTCCTCGACTACGGGTTCGACGGGAGGCTCTACCCCGTCAACCCGAACCGGGCGGAAGTCTGGGGACGCCAGTGCTACGACGACGTCGACGACGTCCCGGAGACCGTCGACCTCGCGGTCGTGAGCGTGCCCCGCGAGTACGTCGTCGACGTCGTCGCCGCGGCGGGTGACCGGGGCGTCCCGACAGCGCTCGTCCTCACCGCCGGCTTCTCCGAAGCTGACGACGAGGGGGCCGAACTCGAGGCACGACTCGCCGAAACCGCCGCCGAGACCGGTATTCGCGTCGTCGGGCCGAACTGCATCGGCGTGATGGCCGCCCGGGGCGCGACGCTCACCTCGACGTGTTCTCGCGAGCCCGAACCGGGTCGAATCGGGCTCGTCAGCCAGTCGGGCGCGCTCGCGTTCACGACCTTCTTCGAGCGGGCGGCCGACAGAGACCTGCACTTCAGTCACATCGTCTCGACGGGCAACGAGGCGGATCTGACGCTGACGGACTACGTCGCCTACCTCGCCGAGCAGGACACCGTCGACGTCGTCTGTACCTACGTCGAAGGGATCGACGCGCCCGAGCGGTTCATGCGCGTCGCCGAGCGGGCGACCCGGAACGGGACGCCGGTCCTGACGGTGAAGATCGGTCAGTCCGCCCTGGCCGAGGAGGCGACGCTCTCACACACGGGCTCGCTGACCGGGAGCGACGAGGGCTGGGCGGCGGCGTTCGACCAGACCGGCGTCCAGCGGGTGCCGGACGTCCCCGACCTGCTCTCGCGGGCGACGGCACACACCGCCTACGACGCGCCCGACGGCGACAGGGTGTGTATCGCCTCGACCAGCGGCGGACTCGCGAGCCTGCTCGCCGACATGGCCGCCGAGCGCGACCTCTCGCTGCCCGACATCGACGGCGAGACCGAACGGACGCTCCTGGAGATGGACGAACTCCTGACCTACGGCGAGTTCCACAACCCCGCAGACATCCGCGGGTACGGCGCCGAGGTCCTCCCGGAAATCGCCGACGTGCTGCTCGCCGACGACGCCTTCGACGCGTACGTCTTCGCGATCGGACTCCCGGGCGTCGACGAGCGCGCCGAAACGATCGCCGCCGACCTCGAATCGGTCGTCACCGGGGCCGACGACCCGGTCTACGTGCTCTGGACGGGCCGCAAGCGGCCCGACGACCCGACCGAGACACCGCCGTACGCCCGCCTGCGCGAGTCCGTCCCGGTCTACGAGGACCCGGGCCGGTGTCTGGACGCGGTCGCCTCGACCGCCGACTACGTGGCCGACCGCGACCGGATATCCACCCAGCCCTCTCGCTCCGCCCTCGCCGGGGCGCTCGACGCACCCGATTTCGACCTCCCGAGCGGGCGCGTCCTCACGTGGCAGGAGGCCGAACCGCTTCTCGACGCGTACGACGTTCCGGTGGTCGAGACCCGAGTCGCGACCGACGCCGAGGACGCCGTCGCGGCCGCCGAGCGTCTCGGATACCCGGTCGTGCTGAAAGTCGACTCGCCGGCGCTCCCCCATCGAACTGATATCGGCGCCGTCGCACTCGGCCTCGACTCGGCCGACGCGGTCCGGGAGGCGTACGGCGACGTGACGGACGCCGCGCTGGCACACGCCGACGAGTCGGACGTCGCGGGGGTGCTCGTCCAGCCGATGGTCGACGACGGCGTCGAGGCACTCCTCGGGGTCGCGCCGGGCGACGTGTTCGGCTCGCTGGTCACTGTCGGACCCGGCGGCGTTCTGGTCGAGGCGCTCGACGAGAGCGCGACCCTCGTCCCGCCGTTCTCGCGGGTCGACGCCCGACGTGCCGTCGAGGAGACCGCCCTCGCAGACCTGCTAGTCGACCGCCGCGGCGGCGACCCGCTGCCCGTCGACGCCGTCGTCGACCTGCTCGTGAACGTCGGGGACCTGGCCGCCTCGGTCGACGCCGTCGCAGAACTCGACCTCAACCCGGTCGTCGTCACCGCGGACGGCCCGGTTGCCGTCGACGCGCTCGTCCGGACGACCGACTGA
- a CDS encoding HEAT repeat domain-containing protein, with product MSEPDQPPTPDRLTDLLEEGDHEETAACLDRLGAAGVDTRKQAVRAVRNVAEQRPRSFERLAGPLSTFLTDEDRAVRLTTAKLFVTLAESEPAAVLPAVDALAERLADGEEFYYVRARCAEALGYVAVEAPDAVTGPDTLADLRIGLEFDEPEVKEKLAKALTYVALGDPSRLRHQVDSLAEHLDDENELVRYHLCTALVVVGCTHPGKLAGAEAALRERLTDGSPYVRGRAAEALGVLAGSGVEVESDSPLDDTDTDTDTEADEPPSFLTDRVRFCRRRLADGQSGSTPAGVGTVESVRDGTADVVEEMTSPADRECPHCGLALTDSAPPMCPRCGAPR from the coding sequence ATGAGTGAACCAGACCAGCCGCCAACACCCGACCGCCTGACTGATCTTCTCGAGGAGGGAGACCACGAGGAGACGGCGGCGTGTCTGGACCGACTCGGCGCGGCTGGGGTCGATACTCGCAAGCAAGCGGTACGGGCGGTCCGGAACGTCGCTGAACAGCGGCCACGTTCCTTCGAGCGACTCGCTGGCCCGCTTTCGACGTTCCTGACCGACGAGGACCGCGCGGTCAGGCTGACGACCGCGAAACTGTTCGTCACGCTGGCCGAGTCGGAACCGGCGGCCGTCCTCCCCGCCGTCGACGCGCTCGCCGAGCGCCTGGCCGACGGCGAGGAGTTCTACTACGTTCGAGCGCGGTGTGCCGAAGCGCTGGGGTACGTCGCGGTCGAAGCGCCCGACGCAGTCACCGGTCCGGACACGCTGGCCGACCTCCGCATCGGACTCGAGTTCGACGAACCCGAAGTCAAGGAGAAACTGGCGAAGGCGCTGACGTACGTCGCACTCGGCGATCCGAGTCGACTCCGCCATCAGGTCGATTCGCTGGCCGAGCACCTCGACGACGAGAACGAACTCGTCCGGTATCACCTCTGTACGGCGCTGGTGGTCGTCGGTTGCACGCATCCTGGGAAGCTGGCCGGCGCCGAGGCCGCGCTCCGTGAGCGACTGACCGACGGGAGCCCGTACGTCCGGGGACGTGCGGCGGAGGCACTCGGAGTGCTCGCGGGGTCGGGCGTCGAGGTCGAGTCGGATTCCCCCCTCGACGACACCGACACCGACACCGACACCGAGGCCGACGAGCCACCGTCGTTCCTGACCGACCGCGTACGGTTCTGTCGACGACGGCTGGCCGACGGGCAGTCCGGATCGACTCCAGCGGGAGTCGGTACGGTCGAGTCGGTCCGCGACGGGACGGCCGACGTCGTCGAGGAGATGACATCACCCGCCGACCGGGAGTGTCCCCACTGCGGGCTGGCGCTCACCGACAGCGCCCCACCGATGTGTCCACGCTGCGGAGCCCCTCGCTGA
- a CDS encoding ABC transporter substrate-binding protein: MSDDESNTTEVPTRREYVKYGGAVIGGGLLAGCSGQADPGATPEPTSTETAAATETETSTSDGSYTVEMFPVGEVEFASVPQSVTTYNMGWADMVVSLGQVDKLQTNRLPAPTLFYDRFDIEYDIDWPPLWQDGGMPKEAFYEHDPDAFLIDPNMLMGWDDNWDESDIVEVETHVAPFFGCHNRRMNSQWQTEMSYAEKAPSMLEAFDKVGTVLDERERTEAWLALHEELQSTVQSRLPSGSDLPSVALINSGSEPEKGTFYAMNLGGKGYEMKPYRDLGLVEADAFAGVETGKWGETDYETMLEVDPDLVLVHWGITTGSVTFDGDGAYDAEQFHEKFVAPMENDDVGSQLTAVQNERVLPGPTAEQGPLVNAFQTELTARLFFPEKFGELDLSAPLDVPEDEQLFDRQRVADIIDGGVES, encoded by the coding sequence ATGAGCGACGACGAATCCAACACGACCGAGGTACCGACGCGACGCGAGTACGTGAAGTACGGCGGCGCGGTCATCGGCGGGGGACTGCTGGCGGGCTGTTCAGGGCAGGCTGACCCCGGGGCGACGCCGGAGCCGACGAGCACCGAGACCGCGGCGGCCACCGAGACCGAGACGTCGACCAGCGATGGGAGCTACACGGTCGAGATGTTCCCCGTCGGTGAGGTCGAGTTCGCGTCCGTCCCCCAGTCGGTGACGACCTACAACATGGGCTGGGCGGACATGGTCGTCTCCCTCGGACAGGTGGACAAACTGCAAACGAACAGGCTCCCGGCACCGACGTTGTTCTACGACCGGTTCGATATCGAGTACGACATCGACTGGCCGCCGCTGTGGCAGGACGGTGGGATGCCGAAGGAAGCCTTCTACGAACACGATCCGGATGCGTTTCTCATCGACCCGAACATGCTCATGGGGTGGGACGACAACTGGGACGAATCAGATATCGTGGAAGTCGAGACGCACGTCGCACCCTTCTTCGGCTGTCACAACCGTCGGATGAACAGCCAGTGGCAGACGGAGATGAGCTACGCCGAGAAGGCCCCGTCGATGCTCGAAGCGTTCGACAAGGTCGGAACGGTGCTCGACGAACGGGAACGAACCGAGGCGTGGCTCGCCCTCCACGAAGAGCTCCAGTCCACGGTGCAGTCGAGGCTCCCGTCCGGCAGCGATCTGCCGTCGGTCGCGTTGATAAACAGCGGCTCTGAACCCGAGAAAGGAACGTTCTACGCGATGAATCTGGGAGGGAAGGGGTACGAGATGAAGCCGTACCGCGACCTCGGGTTAGTGGAGGCTGACGCCTTCGCCGGCGTCGAGACCGGAAAATGGGGCGAAACCGACTACGAGACGATGCTCGAAGTGGACCCGGACCTCGTACTGGTCCACTGGGGTATCACCACGGGGTCGGTAACCTTCGACGGTGACGGTGCCTACGACGCCGAGCAGTTCCACGAAAAGTTCGTCGCGCCGATGGAGAACGACGACGTCGGGAGCCAACTCACCGCGGTCCAGAACGAGCGCGTCCTCCCGGGCCCAACCGCGGAGCAAGGACCCCTCGTCAACGCCTTCCAGACCGAGCTGACCGCGCGACTCTTCTTCCCCGAGAAGTTCGGCGAACTCGATCTGAGTGCACCGCTCGACGTCCCCGAAGACGAACAGCTGTTCGACCGCCAGCGGGTCGCGGACATCATCGACGGAGGGGTCGAGTCATGA
- a CDS encoding oxygen-binding di-iron domain-containing protein yields MSREIAPGVHWIYEAGPDRTESWDLADRNPAWYEEGREAYVPQCAYLVDGGEETLLFDTLSPANTEHVLAAIDDLVGDRGLDYLVVSHPDVPHAGNALAILDEHPETTLVAPGYGNDHELYHLDEGLHVTEGDVIDLGDRAVEFHEATFLDAPVSVWMTERETETLFPVDWMGFIHLDEERLSFVDELDGEFDPSRLVEFHGRVLFWYQYVDVEKTTAEIDRLVEKFDPEMVAPAHGLVIRENATEYMELMKDVTRTIDDRGRIGTLG; encoded by the coding sequence ATGTCACGCGAGATAGCGCCCGGCGTCCACTGGATCTACGAGGCCGGCCCGGACCGAACGGAGTCGTGGGACCTCGCCGACCGCAACCCGGCGTGGTACGAAGAGGGACGGGAGGCGTACGTCCCGCAGTGTGCGTACCTCGTCGACGGCGGCGAGGAGACGCTGCTGTTCGACACCCTCTCCCCGGCGAACACCGAACACGTCCTGGCGGCCATCGACGACCTCGTCGGCGACCGCGGACTCGACTACCTCGTCGTCTCCCACCCCGACGTCCCTCACGCCGGGAACGCGCTCGCGATCCTCGACGAACACCCGGAGACGACGCTCGTCGCCCCCGGTTACGGCAACGACCACGAACTCTACCACCTCGACGAGGGGCTGCACGTCACCGAGGGCGACGTGATCGACCTCGGCGACAGGGCCGTCGAGTTCCACGAGGCGACGTTCCTCGACGCGCCCGTGTCGGTGTGGATGACCGAACGGGAGACCGAGACGCTGTTCCCGGTCGACTGGATGGGCTTCATCCACCTCGACGAGGAGCGCCTCTCCTTCGTCGACGAACTCGACGGCGAGTTCGACCCGAGCCGACTCGTCGAGTTCCACGGTCGGGTGCTGTTCTGGTACCAGTACGTCGACGTCGAGAAGACCACCGCCGAGATCGACCGACTCGTCGAGAAGTTCGACCCGGAGATGGTCGCCCCCGCCCACGGGCTGGTCATCCGGGAGAACGCCACAGAGTACATGGAACTGATGAAGGACGTGACCCGCACTATCGACGACCGTGGCCGGATCGGGACGCTCGGGTGA
- a CDS encoding HpcH/HpaI aldolase/citrate lyase family protein, producing the protein MVRRSLLYCPGDDRSMMDKAVETAADTVIFDLEDAVAPGSKAAARERVASTLDALDDPTPSISVRINPYDLSGPEDVDAVVGDVNAPPDSIVLPKVDEGTPVETLSDHLADLGATDVDIIPLVETAAGVVAAEEIAAAPGVDAVAYGDQDFTADIGATVTDDKTESLYARQKVVVAAAAAGVDALDTVFTDIGDADGLREQTEFVVDLGFDGKLAIHPDQVPVINEAFTPADEAIEWAEDVLAGQERASEDGDGVFTVDGQMIDPPLVERARRIVERAEAAGVR; encoded by the coding sequence ATGGTCCGTCGATCACTGTTGTACTGTCCGGGCGACGACCGGAGCATGATGGACAAGGCGGTCGAGACAGCGGCCGACACGGTCATCTTCGACCTCGAAGACGCCGTCGCTCCCGGGTCGAAAGCGGCGGCTCGTGAACGGGTGGCGTCGACGCTCGACGCGCTCGACGACCCGACACCGAGCATCAGCGTTCGAATCAACCCCTACGACCTGTCGGGACCCGAGGACGTCGACGCGGTCGTGGGCGACGTGAACGCGCCGCCCGACAGCATCGTCCTTCCCAAAGTGGACGAGGGCACTCCCGTCGAGACCCTGTCCGACCACCTCGCCGACCTCGGCGCAACGGACGTCGACATCATCCCGCTCGTCGAGACGGCGGCGGGCGTCGTGGCCGCCGAGGAAATCGCCGCGGCGCCCGGCGTCGACGCGGTCGCGTACGGTGACCAGGACTTCACCGCCGACATCGGTGCGACCGTGACCGACGACAAGACCGAGTCGCTCTACGCCCGCCAGAAGGTCGTCGTCGCGGCGGCCGCGGCGGGGGTCGACGCGCTCGACACCGTCTTCACCGACATCGGGGACGCCGACGGGTTACGGGAGCAGACCGAGTTCGTCGTCGACCTCGGTTTCGACGGAAAGCTCGCCATCCACCCGGACCAGGTCCCGGTGATCAACGAGGCGTTCACCCCGGCCGACGAGGCAATCGAGTGGGCCGAGGACGTCCTCGCCGGACAGGAGCGCGCCAGCGAGGACGGGGACGGTGTGTTCACTGTCGACGGGCAGATGATCGATCCGCCGCTGGTCGAGCGCGCACGGCGCATCGTCGAGCGTGCCGAGGCCGCCGGGGTCCGCTGA
- a CDS encoding MBL fold metallo-hydrolase: MTVPVTPTVEWVNKCYDHEGTHEHVSLYLLRAPEGTVLVDSGSFYHREAITAAVDDATDGTGPDAIVLSHSDYPHAANVSPLGGDTEDVELVASSASPAQQGLPDARKCDIGGSLTVQGRELHFIDPPLADRSHTTWIYDRGDGVLFTADGFGNYHDPGQCDSLSGDFPDVTPTRRIYEYHRDNLVWLRYVDPSKVEKRLDDIFARYDVEAVAPIHGNPIEGDDIDTYRDRLGDAIERIASEYAVA; this comes from the coding sequence ATGACGGTGCCGGTCACCCCGACCGTCGAGTGGGTGAACAAGTGTTACGACCACGAGGGGACACACGAACACGTCTCGCTGTATCTCCTGCGCGCGCCGGAGGGGACCGTGCTGGTCGACTCGGGGTCGTTCTACCACCGCGAGGCGATCACGGCGGCCGTCGACGACGCGACCGACGGGACCGGGCCGGACGCCATCGTCCTCTCTCACTCGGACTACCCTCACGCGGCGAACGTCTCGCCTCTGGGCGGCGACACCGAGGACGTGGAACTCGTCGCCTCGTCGGCCTCCCCCGCACAGCAGGGGCTCCCGGACGCCCGCAAGTGTGACATCGGCGGCTCGTTGACGGTGCAGGGCCGAGAGCTCCACTTCATCGACCCCCCGCTGGCCGACCGCTCGCATACGACCTGGATCTACGACCGCGGCGACGGCGTGCTGTTCACCGCCGACGGGTTCGGGAACTACCACGACCCGGGCCAGTGTGACTCGCTCTCGGGCGACTTCCCCGACGTGACACCCACCCGGAGAATCTACGAGTACCACCGTGACAACCTGGTCTGGTTGCGCTACGTCGACCCGTCGAAGGTCGAAAAACGGCTGGACGACATCTTCGCACGGTACGACGTGGAGGCCGTCGCGCCCATCCACGGCAACCCCATCGAGGGCGACGACATCGACACCTACCGCGACCGCCTCGGCGACGCGATAGAGCGAATCGCGTCGGAGTACGCCGTCGCGTGA
- a CDS encoding FAD-dependent oxidoreductase: MSTTVPRDVIVVGGGVAGLSAAVFTARHGLDTLVIDSGESILRRNAHLENFPGFPSGLNARRLLDLLAEQVENAGAHRHEAAVQRVKQSEGEDGFAVETDAGERYLSQYVIAATKNTTEYLVDLDGVGIIDRGKTFVDTDERGRTGVDGLYAAGRLAEKPHQAVVCAGHGAEVAVTVLEDDERPFYHDWVAPDGYFTARGRDLPPGCEEIDEDERRRREARSLETMRERFAEPHPDDQVTHPSLRDD, from the coding sequence ATGAGTACTACAGTCCCGCGGGACGTGATCGTCGTCGGAGGTGGCGTCGCCGGTCTCTCGGCGGCCGTCTTCACCGCCCGTCACGGGTTAGACACGCTCGTCATCGATTCCGGCGAGTCGATCCTCCGGCGGAACGCCCACCTCGAGAACTTCCCCGGCTTTCCCTCGGGCCTCAACGCCCGCCGGTTGCTCGACCTGCTGGCGGAGCAGGTCGAGAACGCAGGCGCACACCGCCACGAGGCAGCCGTGCAGCGGGTCAAACAGAGCGAGGGCGAGGACGGCTTCGCCGTCGAAACCGACGCCGGCGAGCGCTACCTCAGTCAGTACGTGATCGCTGCGACGAAGAACACGACCGAGTACCTCGTCGACCTCGACGGCGTCGGAATCATCGACCGCGGGAAGACGTTCGTCGACACCGACGAGCGGGGGCGAACCGGCGTCGACGGGCTGTACGCGGCCGGTCGGCTCGCTGAAAAGCCCCACCAGGCGGTCGTCTGTGCCGGCCACGGTGCAGAGGTCGCCGTAACCGTTCTGGAAGACGACGAGCGGCCGTTCTATCACGACTGGGTCGCCCCGGACGGTTACTTCACCGCTCGCGGGCGGGACCTCCCGCCGGGCTGTGAGGAGATCGACGAGGACGAGCGTCGGAGGCGGGAGGCACGCTCGCTCGAGACGATGCGCGAGCGGTTCGCCGAGCCTCACCCCGACGACCAGGTCACTCACCCCAGCCTGCGAGACGACTGA